The proteins below are encoded in one region of Pseudonocardia sp. DSM 110487:
- a CDS encoding nuclear transport factor 2 family protein, whose product MADRVGASVEMLEAVADAFNAHDLDAIMEFFAEDCSLDMPRGPEPWGQRLTGKAAVREGLAARFKGLPDVHYGDARHWVSGDLGVSEWLLTGTAHGGRQIRVRGCDHWEFRDGKIVRKDSYWKIVDTSP is encoded by the coding sequence ATGGCTGATCGGGTCGGGGCATCGGTCGAGATGCTGGAGGCGGTCGCCGACGCGTTCAACGCGCACGACCTGGACGCGATCATGGAGTTCTTCGCCGAGGACTGTTCGCTCGACATGCCGAGGGGACCCGAACCATGGGGTCAGCGCCTCACCGGCAAGGCGGCGGTGCGTGAGGGTCTGGCCGCACGGTTCAAGGGTTTGCCCGACGTCCACTACGGCGATGCGCGGCACTGGGTCAGCGGCGACCTCGGTGTCTCCGAGTGGCTCCTCACCGGTACCGCACACGGTGGCCGGCAGATCCGCGTGCGGGGCTGCGACCACTGGGAGTTCCGCGACGGCAAGATCGTCCGCAAGGACTCGTACTGGAAGATCGTCGATACGTCGCCATAG
- the paaZ gene encoding phenylacetic acid degradation bifunctional protein PaaZ: MAPVLRSYVNGGWHRPAEEGRPLHDAVTGAEVARISSAGIDFAAALDHGRRVGGPALRGLTFHQRAALLKALGQHLREHRDRLYAVSAQTGATLGDSKFDVDGGIGVLLAYASKGRRELPNDTFYVDGAVEPLGRGGTFVGQHICTPLRGVAVQINAFNFPVWGPLEKLAPAFLAGVPSLIKPASPTAFLTAELVELIVESGLLPEGSLQFVAGGTGDLLDHLTEQDLVSFTGSASTATKLRTHPTVVQRAVRFTAEADSLNLSVLGPDAAPGSPEFDLFVKGLVAEMTVKAGQKCTAIRRAFVPERHVDAVVEAVSARLARTTIGNPASEGVRMGALASLEQREEVRRSVKALADAGRIVFGDPEKVDVVDADAERGAFVSPILLVADPDRAEPHEVEAFGPVSTVMPYRDTAHVIELSARGQGSLAGSVVSADPAFVREVVLGAAPWHGRLLVLNEKDAKESTGHGSPLPALVHGGPGRAGGGEEMGGIRGVLHHMQRTAVQADPDTLTAITGRWVPGSQRTVTDVHPFRKHLEELRVGDTVIAGPRRVTQEDVEHFAEFTGDTFYAHMDAEAAAANPLFGERVAHGYLVVSLAAGLFVDPDPGPVLANFGVDNLRFLTPVKFGDELTVTLTCKQLTPRDTAAYGEVRWDADVTRQDGESVARYDVLTLVAKKEG; this comes from the coding sequence ATGGCGCCTGTCCTGCGCAGCTACGTGAACGGCGGGTGGCACCGCCCGGCGGAGGAGGGGCGACCGCTGCACGACGCGGTGACCGGCGCGGAGGTCGCCCGCATCTCCTCGGCCGGGATCGACTTCGCCGCTGCGCTCGACCACGGCAGGCGCGTGGGCGGGCCTGCGCTGCGAGGGCTGACCTTCCACCAACGCGCGGCTCTGCTCAAGGCGCTCGGCCAGCACCTGCGCGAGCACCGCGACCGCCTCTACGCCGTCTCGGCGCAGACCGGGGCCACGCTCGGCGACTCCAAGTTCGACGTCGACGGCGGCATCGGCGTGCTACTCGCCTACGCCTCGAAGGGCCGCAGGGAACTGCCCAACGACACGTTCTACGTCGACGGCGCCGTCGAGCCGCTGGGGCGCGGCGGGACGTTCGTCGGCCAGCACATCTGCACGCCGCTGCGCGGGGTCGCGGTGCAGATCAACGCGTTCAACTTCCCGGTGTGGGGGCCGCTGGAGAAGCTCGCGCCCGCGTTCCTCGCCGGCGTGCCGTCGCTGATCAAGCCGGCCAGCCCCACCGCGTTCCTCACCGCGGAGCTGGTGGAGCTGATCGTGGAGTCCGGGCTGCTCCCGGAGGGCTCGCTGCAGTTCGTGGCGGGCGGCACCGGCGATCTCCTCGACCACCTCACCGAGCAGGACCTCGTCTCGTTCACCGGCTCGGCGTCGACCGCGACGAAGCTGCGCACGCACCCCACCGTCGTCCAGCGTGCCGTGCGGTTCACCGCCGAGGCCGACTCGCTCAACCTGTCCGTGCTCGGCCCGGACGCGGCACCGGGTTCACCCGAGTTCGACCTGTTCGTGAAGGGCCTCGTGGCCGAGATGACGGTCAAGGCGGGCCAGAAGTGCACCGCCATCCGCCGCGCGTTCGTGCCCGAGCGGCACGTGGACGCCGTGGTCGAGGCGGTGTCGGCGCGGCTGGCCCGCACGACGATCGGCAACCCGGCGAGCGAGGGCGTGCGGATGGGCGCCCTGGCGAGCCTCGAGCAGCGCGAGGAGGTGCGCCGCAGCGTCAAGGCGCTCGCCGATGCCGGCCGGATCGTCTTCGGTGACCCGGAGAAGGTCGACGTCGTCGACGCCGACGCGGAGCGCGGCGCGTTCGTCTCCCCGATCCTGCTGGTCGCCGACCCGGACCGCGCCGAGCCGCACGAGGTGGAGGCGTTCGGGCCGGTGTCCACCGTCATGCCCTACCGCGACACCGCGCACGTGATCGAGCTGTCCGCGCGCGGACAGGGCAGCCTCGCCGGCTCGGTGGTGAGCGCGGATCCCGCGTTCGTCCGCGAGGTGGTGCTCGGCGCCGCCCCGTGGCACGGGCGGCTGCTCGTGCTCAACGAGAAGGACGCGAAAGAGTCCACCGGCCACGGCTCCCCGCTCCCGGCGCTGGTGCACGGCGGCCCCGGCCGCGCGGGTGGCGGCGAGGAGATGGGCGGCATCCGCGGCGTGCTGCACCACATGCAGCGCACTGCGGTGCAGGCCGACCCGGACACGCTCACCGCGATCACTGGCCGCTGGGTTCCCGGCTCGCAGCGGACCGTCACCGACGTCCACCCGTTCCGCAAGCACTTGGAGGAGCTGCGGGTCGGCGACACGGTCATCGCCGGCCCGCGGCGCGTCACGCAGGAGGACGTGGAGCACTTCGCCGAGTTCACCGGCGACACGTTCTACGCCCACATGGACGCCGAGGCCGCCGCGGCCAACCCGCTGTTCGGCGAGCGGGTGGCCCACGGCTACCTCGTGGTCTCGCTCGCCGCCGGGCTGTTCGTCGACCCCGACCCCGGCCCCGTGCTCGCCAACTTCGGCGTCGACAACCTGCGGTTCCTCACGCCCGTGAAGTTCGGCGACGAGCTGACGGTCACCCTGACCTGCAAGCAGCTCACGCCGCGCGACACCGCCGCGTACGGCGAGGTCCGCTGGGACGCCGACGTGACCCGCCAGGACGGCGAGTCCGTAGCGCGCTACGACGTGCTGACGCTGGTGGCGAAGAAGGAGGGGTGA
- the paaK gene encoding phenylacetate--CoA ligase PaaK: protein MSVDELRALQLERLRWTLRHAYDNVPFYRDKFDAAGVHPDDCKELADLAKFPTTSKTDLRDNYPFGMFAVPQEQVRRIHASSGTTGKPTVVGYTERDIDTWATLMARSIRAAGGRPGHKVHVAYGYGLFTGGLGAHYGAEKLGATVIPVSGGMTPRQVQLVQDFRPEIIMVTPSYMLTIIDEFEKQGIDPASSSLQVGIFGAEPWTEQMRVEIENRTDMHAVDIYGLSEVMGPGVSQECVETKDGLHIWEDAFYPEVIDPIDGVPIPDGEEGELLFTSLTKEALPIIRYRTRDLTRLLPGTARPAMRRMQKITGRSDDMIILRGVNVFPTQIEEVVLRTQGLAPHFQLVLTTEGRLDALTVRVEARPDCPPERRRAAAEALVTAVKDTVGVSVHCEVVDPETLERSVGKLQRLKDQRRR, encoded by the coding sequence ATGTCCGTGGACGAGCTGCGGGCACTGCAGCTGGAACGCCTGCGCTGGACCCTGCGGCACGCGTACGACAACGTCCCGTTCTACCGGGACAAGTTCGACGCCGCCGGGGTGCATCCCGACGACTGCAAGGAGCTCGCGGACCTCGCGAAATTCCCCACCACGTCGAAGACCGATCTGCGCGACAACTACCCGTTCGGCATGTTCGCCGTTCCACAGGAGCAGGTGCGGCGCATCCACGCCTCGTCCGGCACCACCGGAAAGCCCACGGTGGTGGGCTACACCGAACGCGACATCGACACCTGGGCCACCCTCATGGCCCGCTCGATCCGCGCGGCGGGTGGGCGCCCGGGGCACAAGGTGCACGTCGCCTACGGGTACGGCCTGTTCACCGGCGGTCTCGGCGCGCACTACGGTGCGGAGAAGCTGGGGGCCACCGTCATCCCGGTGTCCGGGGGCATGACCCCGCGGCAGGTCCAGCTGGTCCAGGATTTCCGGCCCGAGATCATCATGGTCACCCCGTCGTACATGCTCACGATCATCGACGAGTTCGAGAAGCAGGGCATCGACCCGGCCTCCTCGTCGCTGCAGGTCGGGATCTTCGGCGCGGAGCCGTGGACCGAGCAGATGCGCGTCGAGATCGAGAACCGCACCGACATGCACGCGGTCGACATCTACGGGCTGTCGGAGGTGATGGGCCCCGGCGTCTCGCAGGAATGCGTGGAGACCAAGGACGGCCTGCACATCTGGGAGGACGCCTTCTACCCGGAGGTCATCGACCCCATCGACGGCGTTCCGATACCCGACGGCGAAGAGGGCGAACTGCTCTTCACCTCGCTCACCAAGGAGGCGCTGCCGATCATCCGCTACCGCACGCGCGACCTGACCCGGCTGCTTCCCGGCACGGCCCGACCGGCGATGCGGCGGATGCAGAAGATCACCGGCCGCAGCGATGACATGATCATCCTGCGCGGTGTGAACGTCTTCCCCACCCAGATCGAGGAGGTCGTGCTGCGCACGCAGGGGCTGGCGCCGCACTTCCAGCTCGTCCTCACCACCGAGGGTCGCCTCGACGCACTCACCGTGCGCGTCGAGGCCCGGCCCGACTGCCCGCCCGAGCGCCGCAGGGCCGCGGCCGAGGCCCTCGTCACGGCAGTCAAGGACACGGTCGGGGTGAGCGTCCACTGCGAGGTCGTCGACCCCGAGACCCTCGAACGGTCGGTGGGCAAGCTGCAGCGGCTCAAGGACCAGCGACGACGCTGA
- a CDS encoding cold-shock protein — protein MAQGTVKWFNGEKGFGFISQDGGGADVFVHYSEIDAGGFRSLDEGQRVEFTIGQGAKGPQATGVRVL, from the coding sequence ATGGCACAGGGAACCGTCAAGTGGTTCAACGGCGAGAAGGGCTTCGGCTTCATCAGCCAGGACGGCGGAGGCGCTGACGTCTTCGTGCACTACTCCGAGATCGACGCCGGCGGCTTCCGCAGCCTCGACGAGGGGCAGCGCGTGGAGTTCACGATCGGCCAGGGCGCCAAGGGCCCCCAGGCCACGGGCGTCCGCGTCCTCTGA
- a CDS encoding alpha/beta fold hydrolase, with translation MSTTSARRSLSPVPVAAREITLHGRPVAFLEAGADSGGPVVVLLHGLASSSQTWSGVLPLLGRHAHVIAPDLLGHGKSAKPRSGDYSLGAYAAGVRDLLITLELDRATVVGHSFGGGVAMQFAYQFPELAQRLVLVSSGGLGRAVNVALRAATLPGTSMVLRALPAISPPWLTRLARRVVPALDRPDLVGMASAVASFTDRGARGAFAQTVRGALNLSGQRLEGTERLYLLADVPVLLVGGSEDSVIPVEHTLGAHDLLPGSHLEIFDGAGHFPHVEQPVRFADLLMRFLTGTSAARSDMDSLRRRLQAAPSPAAG, from the coding sequence ATGTCGACGACCTCGGCACGCCGCTCGCTCTCCCCGGTCCCCGTCGCAGCGCGGGAGATCACCCTGCACGGCAGGCCGGTCGCCTTCCTCGAAGCAGGCGCCGACAGCGGCGGTCCCGTCGTCGTACTGCTGCACGGGCTGGCCAGCAGCTCACAGACCTGGTCGGGGGTGCTGCCGCTCCTCGGCCGGCACGCCCACGTCATCGCCCCCGACCTGCTCGGTCACGGGAAGTCCGCCAAGCCGCGCAGCGGCGACTACTCCCTGGGGGCGTACGCGGCGGGCGTACGCGACCTGCTGATCACCCTCGAGCTGGACCGCGCCACCGTCGTCGGCCACTCCTTCGGGGGCGGGGTCGCGATGCAGTTCGCCTACCAGTTCCCGGAACTGGCGCAGCGCCTCGTCCTGGTATCCAGTGGCGGCCTCGGCAGAGCGGTCAACGTCGCGCTGCGCGCGGCGACCCTGCCAGGTACCTCGATGGTCCTACGGGCACTTCCGGCGATCAGCCCGCCATGGCTCACCCGCCTCGCCCGCCGGGTGGTGCCTGCGCTCGACCGTCCCGACCTCGTCGGGATGGCCTCCGCCGTCGCCTCGTTCACCGACCGGGGCGCCAGGGGCGCGTTCGCCCAGACCGTGCGCGGCGCCCTGAACCTGTCGGGCCAGCGCCTGGAGGGCACGGAGCGGCTCTACCTGCTCGCCGACGTCCCCGTGCTGCTCGTCGGCGGCAGCGAGGATTCGGTGATCCCGGTCGAGCACACGCTGGGCGCCCACGACCTGCTCCCCGGCAGTCACCTGGAGATCTTCGACGGCGCCGGACACTTCCCGCACGTCGAGCAGCCGGTCCGGTTCGCCGACCTGCTGATGCGTTTCCTCACCGGCACCAGCGCCGCGCGATCGGACATGGACTCGCTGCGCCGCCGCCTGCAGGCCGCGCCCAGCCCTGCCGCCGGCTGA
- a CDS encoding PIN domain-containing protein yields the protein MINDDERIALFLDYENLAIGARDGLGVAPFDFGPVADALAERGRVVARRAYADWSAFDEDRRLLTRAQVELIEIPQRVGGSRKNAADIKMAVDAIELAFARGFITTFAIGTGDSDFTPLVHKLRELDKRVIGIGVQSSTSALLPPACDEFLFYDRLPGVEPGQPARRGRARSRVQATSVEPPLEEEPAPAAAEEPAPTDAGDPAHLVTSTLAGLQRHVDGPVLASRLKRAVLRKDPTFDEADHGFRGFGELLRHLEGEHVLQLRAGSAQGDPEVTFLEDGSEVDEAFALLVDVVRQLQASGARPQLSGLKDHLRKRRPGFSEKRYGFNTFLSFAKAAQARNLVGMAWDQTTNEYLLQVPD from the coding sequence GTGATCAACGACGACGAGCGCATCGCCCTGTTCCTCGACTACGAGAACCTGGCAATCGGGGCCCGCGACGGCCTCGGCGTGGCCCCGTTCGACTTCGGACCGGTCGCCGACGCGCTCGCCGAGCGCGGGCGGGTGGTGGCGCGGCGGGCCTACGCCGACTGGTCCGCCTTCGACGAGGACCGCAGGCTGCTGACGAGGGCGCAGGTGGAGCTCATCGAGATCCCGCAGCGCGTCGGCGGCTCCCGCAAGAACGCCGCCGACATCAAGATGGCGGTCGACGCGATCGAGCTCGCTTTCGCACGCGGGTTCATCACCACGTTCGCGATCGGCACCGGTGACTCCGACTTCACCCCGCTCGTCCACAAGCTGCGGGAGCTGGACAAGCGGGTGATCGGGATCGGGGTGCAGTCCTCGACGTCGGCACTCCTGCCACCGGCCTGCGACGAGTTCCTGTTCTACGACCGCCTGCCCGGGGTCGAGCCGGGGCAGCCGGCACGCCGCGGCCGTGCCCGCTCGCGCGTGCAGGCCACGTCCGTCGAACCGCCCCTCGAGGAGGAGCCCGCGCCCGCGGCGGCCGAGGAGCCCGCGCCGACCGATGCCGGCGACCCGGCACACCTCGTCACGAGCACGCTCGCCGGCCTGCAACGCCACGTCGACGGGCCGGTGCTCGCCTCCCGGCTCAAGCGCGCCGTCCTGCGGAAGGACCCCACGTTCGACGAGGCCGACCACGGCTTCCGCGGGTTCGGCGAGCTTCTGCGCCACCTGGAGGGCGAGCACGTCCTCCAGCTCAGGGCCGGGTCGGCGCAGGGCGACCCCGAGGTGACCTTCCTCGAGGACGGGTCGGAGGTCGACGAGGCCTTCGCGCTGCTCGTCGACGTCGTCCGGCAGCTCCAGGCGTCCGGCGCACGGCCGCAGCTCAGCGGGCTCAAGGACCACCTGCGCAAGCGACGGCCGGGCTTCAGCGAGAAGCGCTACGGCTTCAACACGTTCCTGTCCTTCGCCAAGGCCGCGCAGGCCCGCAATCTGGTCGGGATGGCGTGGGACCAGACCACGAACGAGTACCTGCTGCAGGTTCCCGACTAG
- a CDS encoding ornithine cyclodeaminase family protein — translation MLVLTSTQVEKLLDLDELIDALAAAMADLSAGRASVPDRIGALVPDHDGVLAAMPGYVPSAQMLMAKIVTLYHRNAGTDLPTHQAVIVACDPETGRPAALLDGTVITAVRTGAASALSARLLARPDAAVLAILGTGVQARSHARAMCRVRPIREIRVAGREPTRAAVLATDLAAELGVAARGAASYAEALDGADIACGTTAEGEPAIQRAWLSPGMHVTSVRAVGREIDDATVADALVCVETRRAALAPFPAGTVDLLEPVRSGLIGEEHLHAELGELVEGTRPGRAADDQITLYKSVGVAAQDAAAAALVLRAAREQGVGTDVPL, via the coding sequence ATGCTCGTGCTCACCAGCACGCAGGTCGAGAAGCTGCTCGATCTCGACGAGCTCATCGACGCTCTCGCCGCCGCCATGGCCGACCTCAGCGCGGGGCGGGCGTCGGTCCCCGACCGGATCGGGGCCCTCGTACCCGACCACGACGGCGTGCTCGCCGCGATGCCGGGTTACGTCCCGTCGGCGCAGATGCTGATGGCGAAGATCGTGACGCTCTACCACCGCAACGCGGGCACCGACCTGCCGACCCACCAGGCCGTGATCGTCGCCTGCGACCCCGAGACCGGCCGTCCGGCCGCGCTGCTGGACGGCACCGTGATCACCGCCGTGCGCACCGGCGCGGCCTCGGCGCTGTCGGCGCGGCTGCTCGCCCGCCCCGACGCCGCGGTGCTCGCGATCCTGGGTACCGGGGTTCAGGCGCGGTCGCACGCACGTGCGATGTGCCGCGTCCGGCCGATCCGCGAGATCAGGGTCGCCGGGCGCGAGCCCACGCGCGCGGCCGTCCTCGCCACCGATCTCGCCGCCGAGCTGGGCGTGGCCGCGCGCGGCGCCGCCTCCTACGCCGAGGCGCTGGACGGTGCCGACATCGCCTGCGGCACCACCGCGGAGGGGGAGCCGGCGATCCAGCGTGCCTGGCTCAGCCCTGGGATGCACGTCACGTCCGTCCGCGCGGTCGGCCGCGAGATCGACGACGCCACCGTGGCCGACGCGCTGGTGTGCGTCGAGACCCGGCGCGCGGCACTGGCGCCGTTCCCCGCGGGCACCGTCGACCTGCTCGAACCCGTCCGTTCCGGCCTGATCGGCGAGGAACACCTGCACGCCGAGCTGGGCGAGCTCGTGGAGGGCACCCGGCCCGGCCGCGCCGCGGACGACCAGATCACCCTCTACAAGTCGGTCGGCGTCGCCGCCCAGGACGCGGCAGCGGCGGCGCTGGTGCTGCGGGCCGCGCGCGAGCAGGGCGTCGGGACCGACGTACCCCTCTGA
- a CDS encoding amidohydrolase family protein, producing the protein MPPSTMIRGARLFDGAALRQGRHASVLVARGRITDVDLDGSAPPDGARVVDLGDVTLLPGLVDAHLHLGFDPEGNAVEQMQRDSDAVLLRRMHDNAQVALHAGITTVRDLGDRRYLGVTLRERYAADPGAGPEVLVAGPPITPTRGHCWFLGGEADGLDALLHAVEERATRGVDVVKIMATGGMLTPGRALHESQYTRRELAAVTDAAHRAGLPLTAHAHGPAGIADAVAAGADGVEHCTFVGATGIEPDWSTVAALADAGTFVGATEAWLPDGPPIPAGELIERGWENLARMHREGVRVVCCSDAGIGPRKPHDVLPHGVALLASLGFRTADALAAVTSVAADACGLTGRKGRLLPGHDADVLAVAGDPTRTPDALLDVRAVFRAGRRVV; encoded by the coding sequence ATGCCTCCCTCCACCATGATCCGCGGCGCGCGCCTCTTCGACGGGGCCGCGCTGCGGCAGGGCCGCCACGCGAGCGTGCTCGTCGCCCGCGGCCGCATCACCGATGTCGACCTCGACGGGTCCGCGCCGCCGGACGGGGCGCGGGTCGTCGACCTCGGCGACGTGACGCTGCTGCCGGGGCTCGTGGACGCGCACCTGCACCTCGGCTTCGACCCCGAGGGGAACGCGGTCGAGCAGATGCAACGCGACAGCGACGCCGTTCTGCTGCGGCGGATGCACGACAACGCGCAGGTGGCGCTGCATGCAGGCATCACGACGGTCCGGGATCTCGGGGACCGTCGCTACCTCGGCGTCACCCTGCGCGAGCGCTACGCCGCCGACCCGGGCGCCGGACCGGAGGTGCTGGTGGCCGGCCCGCCGATCACGCCGACGCGCGGCCACTGCTGGTTCCTCGGCGGCGAGGCGGACGGGCTCGACGCGCTGCTGCACGCCGTCGAGGAGCGCGCCACACGCGGGGTGGACGTCGTCAAGATCATGGCGACCGGCGGGATGCTGACCCCCGGCCGCGCGCTGCACGAGTCGCAGTACACGCGTCGGGAACTGGCGGCCGTCACCGATGCCGCCCACCGGGCCGGCCTGCCGCTCACCGCCCACGCCCACGGGCCGGCCGGCATTGCCGACGCTGTCGCGGCAGGCGCCGACGGGGTCGAGCACTGCACGTTCGTCGGCGCCACCGGCATCGAGCCGGACTGGTCGACGGTGGCGGCGCTCGCCGATGCGGGCACCTTCGTCGGCGCCACCGAGGCGTGGCTGCCCGACGGTCCGCCCATCCCGGCGGGCGAGCTGATCGAGCGGGGATGGGAGAACCTGGCGCGCATGCACCGCGAGGGCGTGCGCGTCGTCTGCTGCTCCGACGCCGGGATCGGGCCACGCAAACCGCACGACGTGCTGCCGCATGGCGTCGCACTGCTCGCCTCGCTCGGCTTCCGCACGGCCGACGCGCTGGCCGCGGTGACGTCGGTCGCCGCCGACGCGTGCGGGCTCACCGGGCGCAAGGGCAGGCTGCTGCCCGGCCACGACGCCGACGTGCTGGCCGTCGCGGGCGACCCGACCCGCACCCCGGATGCCCTGCTCGACGTTCGCGCCGTGTTCCGGGCCGGACGGCGCGTCGTCTGA
- a CDS encoding aminotransferase class V-fold PLP-dependent enzyme — MPSRIPTLAPPRPLEPTGPELRALLYAAVEHVVELVDGLPAAPPHDHTGVDELLADPAVRRPPPEHGRGVDELLAVLDRAAAKGINSASGGVFAYVPGSGLVSAAVAELLAGVLNRYTGLAHPAPGLVALESDVLRWVADLFGLPATAAGTLTTGASLATLSALVTARTAMLPPDFRAGTLYVTAQSHHCVAKAARIAGFPGAAVRVVPTDADLRMDTEALRRAIDADRAAGRLPFCVVATAGTTNTGTIDPLPAIAEVAATQRLWLHVDGAYGGFFQLTDRGHDRLRGIEHADSLVLDPHKSLFLPFGTGCLLVRDGRLLAAAHSPDDDAPYLQDLETGTLPDFADHSPELTREFRGLRLWLPLHLHGVAAFRAALDEKLDLAAHVHEQLSGIPALTVLGPPDLSTVAFRCRAGDAATSELLRRVNAERRVLLSSTRVDGRVLGRVCVLNHRSDRSRVDEAVDALRRYAG, encoded by the coding sequence ATGCCGTCCCGGATCCCCACCCTCGCGCCACCGCGCCCGCTCGAGCCGACCGGACCGGAGCTGCGCGCGCTGCTGTACGCGGCCGTCGAGCACGTGGTCGAGCTGGTCGACGGGTTGCCCGCAGCACCGCCGCACGACCACACCGGGGTCGACGAGCTGCTCGCCGACCCCGCCGTGCGCCGACCGCCACCCGAGCACGGGCGGGGGGTCGACGAGCTGCTCGCCGTGCTCGACCGCGCCGCGGCCAAGGGCATCAACAGCGCGAGCGGCGGCGTGTTCGCATACGTCCCGGGCAGCGGACTGGTCAGCGCGGCCGTCGCCGAGCTGCTCGCGGGCGTACTGAACCGCTACACCGGCCTCGCCCACCCGGCGCCCGGGCTCGTCGCGTTGGAGTCCGACGTCCTGCGCTGGGTCGCCGACCTGTTCGGGCTGCCGGCCACCGCGGCGGGCACCCTGACGACCGGTGCATCGCTCGCCACGCTGTCGGCGCTGGTGACCGCGCGAACGGCGATGCTGCCGCCGGACTTCCGCGCCGGCACGCTCTACGTCACCGCCCAGTCCCACCACTGCGTCGCGAAGGCCGCACGCATCGCCGGCTTCCCGGGAGCCGCAGTCCGGGTCGTCCCGACCGACGCCGACCTGCGCATGGACACCGAGGCACTCCGGCGGGCGATCGACGCCGACCGGGCCGCGGGACGGCTCCCGTTCTGCGTCGTGGCGACCGCGGGCACGACGAACACCGGAACGATCGACCCGCTCCCCGCGATCGCCGAGGTCGCGGCGACGCAGCGGCTCTGGCTGCACGTCGACGGGGCCTACGGCGGCTTCTTCCAGCTCACCGACCGCGGCCACGACCGGCTCCGCGGCATCGAGCACGCCGACTCGCTCGTGCTCGATCCGCACAAGAGCCTGTTCCTGCCGTTCGGAACTGGCTGCCTGCTGGTCCGCGACGGCCGGCTGCTCGCCGCCGCCCACTCCCCGGACGACGATGCGCCCTACCTGCAGGACCTCGAGACGGGCACCCTTCCCGACTTCGCCGACCACAGCCCAGAGCTCACCCGCGAGTTCCGCGGGCTGAGGCTGTGGCTGCCCCTGCACCTGCACGGGGTGGCGGCGTTCCGGGCCGCGCTGGACGAGAAGCTCGACCTCGCCGCGCACGTCCACGAGCAGCTGTCCGGGATCCCGGCACTCACCGTGCTCGGACCGCCCGACCTCTCGACCGTCGCCTTCCGCTGCCGCGCGGGCGATGCGGCGACGAGCGAGCTGCTTCGCCGCGTGAACGCCGAGCGGCGGGTGCTGCTGTCCAGCACCCGCGTCGACGGGCGGGTGCTCGGCCGGGTCTGCGTCCTCAACCACCGGTCCGACCGCAGCCGCGTCGACGAGGCCGTCGACGCGCTGCGCCGGTACGCCGGCTGA